The DNA segment GCCTCGTCGACCCCGAATCGGCGGGCTCGCGGGCGGTGCGCGCCGTCCGGTACGACGACGAGCACGGCGAGCCGCAGGGCTTCGCGGCCTATCGCGTGACCCGCAACCCCAACGAGCCGGGCGTGCTCGAGTTCGACTTCCTCGCCGCGGCGACCGACGACGCCGAGCGGGCCCTCTGGCGCACCCTCGTCGAGGTCGACTTCGTCGACGAGGTGCGCGGGCTCCTGCGGTCGGTCGACGAGCCGCTGCCGTGGCTCCTCGACGATCCGCGCGCGATCGCCGTCGACCACCTCGGCGACCACCTGTGGGTGCGCGTGCTCGACCCCGTCGCGGCGCTCGGCTCGCGGCGGTTCGGCGCGGGCGGCACGCTCACGCTCGACGTCGACGATCCGCTCGGGTATGCGCACGGCGTGTTCGAGCTCGAGGTGTCGGGCGACGGCCGCGCCGAGGTGCGCAAGGTCGAGGACGCTCCGGATGCCTCGGCCGCGGGCTCCTCGCGGCGCAGCCGCCGCGCGGGAGGCCTCCGGCTCGGGGTGCGCGAGCTCGGCTCGATCCTCCTGGGCGACGTCGCGCCGTCGCTCCTCGCCCGTGCGGGCCGGGTGCACGAGTCGTCGGCGGGGTCGCTCGAGGTCGCCGATCGGCTGTTCCGATCGGCTCGCGCGCCGCACCTCTCGATCTGGTTCTGAGGGCGGGCCGAGGCTGCTCGAACGCCCGCAGGGACCCGCCTCGAGGCATCCGATTGTTCTGATGTCTGTGTCAGTCGAGCCCGCTCGCGAACCCGTCACTCGATTGTCAGGTTTCCTGCCTGATTCCCCTGATCCGGAGACTTTTCGTAGGTTCGTGGTCGCGCTCTCAGGATCAGCGCCGAACCCGACACGCCGAGCTCGAAAATCGAATCGATCCGATCTTCGCGGCCGATGCCCCCACTTCGGGGCACATGCACCCCGCGACATCCGCGAACCCCGGCATTCCGCGGAACTCGCAACTTACTGACAAGTCAGTTAGTTGTGAAACCGTTACCTCGCTTTTGTTTCGGAGCACGCGAATTGGGTGAATCATGGGCACCGCCCCCGCCAAAGCCGACGGGGAGCACCACGAGGGGTCGACCTCACTTTTTTCGAGAAGGAGAGCGCCGTGAAGAACTCTTCATTGGTCTCTGCTGCCGCACTCGCCGGGGTTTCGGCGCTGTTGCTGGCAGGCTGTGCGAGCGGCGGCGATGGCGGCGGAGGCGATGAGGGCGGCGGCGAGGCTTCGGCTCGCGCCTGTGTCATCCTGCCCGACGCCGAATCGTCGCCGCGCTGGGAGAACTTCGACCGCAAGTACCTGCAGGAAGGTCTCGAGGCCGCGGGCTTCGAAGCCGACATCCAGAACGCCGGCGGCGACGTGAACAAGTTCTCGACGATCGCCGACCAGCAGCTCACCCAGGGCTGCGGCGTCATGCTGCTCGTCGACTACCAGGGCGCAGCCGAAGGCGTCGCAGCCAAGGCCAAGGCCGAAGGCATCCCCGTCATCGCCTACGACCGCCCGTTCACGGGCGCCGACTACTACGTGTCGTTCGACAACGTCGAGGTCGGTCGACTGCAGGGCCAGACCGTGCTCGACGGCCTCGCGGCCGCCGGCAAGGACCCGGCCACGGCCGTCGTCGTCTACATGGGCGGCGACCCGACCGACGGCAACGCCAAGATGTTCCACGACGGCGCCGTCGAGGTCATGGAAGCAGCCGGCATCAACCCGGCGGCCGAGCCCCCGGGGTCTGGGACGGCGAGAAGAGCGCCACCAACTTCGAGCAGGCGCTCACCGCGCTCGGCGGCCACGTCGACGGCGTCTGGGCGGCCAACGACACGAACGCGGACGGCGTCATCGGCGTCTTGCAGCGCAACGGCCTCACGGGCGTCGCGGTGTCCGGCCAGGACGCCAACGTCGCCGGTCTGCAGAACATCCTCACCGGATGGCAGACCGCCACGGTGTACAAGCCCGTCAAGCTCGAGGCCGACGCGGCCGTCGAGGTCGCCGTCGCGCTCCTGAGCGGCGAGACCCCGACCGCCGACCAGGAACTCGAAGACGGCACGCCGTACATCGCGGTCACGCCGGTCCTCGTCGGACCGAACGAGGTCGTGCAGGTCGTCGAGGCGGGCGACGCCTCGGCAGACGAGATCTGCACGGGCGAGATCGAGGGTGTCAGCCTCGCCGACAAGTGCGCGGAGTTCGGCGTACAGTAGGCGCCACGCTCAGGGGGCGTCGCGTCGCTGGCGCGGCGCCCCTTGCACGTCGAGACATCCATGCACGCAAGGAAGCGAACATGACAGAACCCATCATCGAACTCAAAGGGGTCAAGAAGTCCTTCGGCCCCGTCACCGTGCTGAAGGGCGTGAACCTCAAGGTCTACCCGGGCCGGGTCACCGCGCTCGTGGGCGACAACGGCGCCGGCAAGTCGACCCTCATCAAGGGCCTCGCCGGCGTTCAGCCGTACGACGAGGGCGAAGTCCTCATCGACGGCCAGCACCAAGACCTCCACACCCCGCGTGCGGCCTCCGCACTCGGCATCGAGGTGGTGTACCAAGACCTCGCGCTCTGCGACAACCTCGACATCGTCCAGAACATGTTCCTCGGGCGCGAAGAGCTCTCGGGCGGGACCCTCGACGAGGGCCGCATGGAGAAGGAGGCGTCCGACACGCTCCGCTCGCTGTCGGTCCGCACCGTGCGCTCGATCCGCCAGAAGGTGTCGAGCCTCTCGGGCGGCCAGCGGCAGACCGTCGCGATCGCCCGAGCCGTGCTCAAGAAGGCGCGCGTCGTCATCCTCGACGAACCGACCGCCGCCCTCGGCGTCGCACAGACCGAGCAGGTGCTCGCCCTCGTCCGCCGGCTCAGCGAGCAGGGCGTCGCCGTCATCCTCATCAGCCACAACCTCGCCGACGTCTTCGAGGTCGCCGACCACATCGCCGTGCTCTACCTCGGCCAGATGGTCGCCGAACTCGACACCGTCGAGACCAACCGCGACGACGTCGTCGGCTACATCACCGGCACGAAGACGCAAGACGGCTCGCCCATCCTCAACACGACCTCGACCTCGATCGAGACAGGAGACGTCGCATGAGCCAGGCGACCCGGACCAACGCGTCGCCCGACCCGCTCGCGGGCGACCTCATCGGCAGCGGCGTCGAAGGCGGCGTGCTCGACCAGGTGCAGGCCTGGTGGCAGCGCGTCCGCGCGGGCGACATGGGCGCGCTCCCCGCCGTCGGCGGCCTCGTCGTCCTCACGATCCTGTTCTCGGCGCTCAGCCCGTTCTTCCTCTCCGAGCGGAACTTCGCGAACCTCCTGAACCAGGCGGCCACGCTCGTCATGCTCGGCATGGCCCTCGTGTTCGTCCTCCTCCTCGGCGAGATCGACCTCTCCGCGGGCGTCACGGGCGGCGTCGGCATGGCGCTCTTCGTCGTCCTCGTCGCGAAGTTCGACACGCCGTGGCCGCTCGCACTCCTGCTCGGGTTCCTCGTCGGCGTCGCGACGGGCGCCCTCATCGGCTTCTTCGTGGCGAGGGTCGGCATCCCGTCGTTCGTCGTCACACTGGGTCTGTTCCTCGGATACCAGGGCCTCGCGCTCCTCGTCATCGGCGACGGCGGCCTCTACAAGGTGCAGGTGCCCGAGCTCCTCGCCCTCCAGAACAGCAACCTGCCGGTGTGGGCGGGCTGGGCCATGCTCGCCGTCATCCTCGCCGTCTCCGCGGGCACCTCGTTCTGGGACCGCGCACGCCGCACCCGTGCGGGCGTGCCGAACCGTGCGATCGCCCTCGTGTGGATCAAGCTCGGCGTCATCGCGGCGCTCGGCGGCACGGTCGTGTACGTGCTCAACCAGAACCGAGGCCAGTCGATCGTCGCCGTCCAGGGCGTGCCGATCATCGTGCCCGTGACGCTCGCGATCCTCTGGATCGGCACGTTCGTCCTCGACCGCACGAAGTTCGGCCGGTACCTCTACGCGATCGGCGGCAACACCGAGGCGGCCCGACGGTCGGGCATCAAGGTGCGCTGGGTGAAATGGTGGGCGTTCGTCATCTGCTCGACGCTCGCCGTCGTGTCGGCGCTCTTCAGCGTCACGCGCGTCGGATCGGTCGACGCCACCGTCGGCCGCGACATCGTGCTGTCGGGCGTCGCGGCGGCCGTCGTCGGCGGCGTCAGCCTCTTCGGCGGACGCGGCCGGCTCATCCACGCGGCGATCGGCGCGCTCGTCATCGCGGTCATCACGAACGGCCTGGGCCTGCTCCACCTGCCCGCGGGCGTCAACTTCATCGTCACGGGCGGCGTGCTCGTGCTCGCGGCGACGGTCGACGCGGTCTCCCGCCTCCGGGCGGGCGGCGGCGCCAGGACCTGACACTGCGGCGCAGCCACGAAGAACGATCGGATGCCCCGGGCGCGCTGCCCGGGGCATCCGGCTGTGTGCGCGGCCGAGCCGCTAGATGGTGTCCTGCCTCGGGAAGACGACCTTCTCGACGATGATGATGAGCGACGCCGCGACGGGGATCGCGACGAGCGCGCCGAGCACGCCGCCGAGGGTGCCGCCTGCGACGGCCGCGATGACGACGAGCGCACCCGGCACCGACACCGCGCGGCTCATGATGCGCGGGCTCACGACGTACGCCTCCACCTGCATGTAGACGAGGTAGTAGATGATCGCGGCGAGCGCCGTCGGCCAGCCGGCAGCGAGGCACACGAGCGAGATGACGATCGCGCCCGTGAGGGTGCCGACGAGCGGTACGAGCGAGCACAGGAACGCGATGAACGCGAGCAGGATGGGCGAGGGCGCGCCGATGATCGACAGGTAGATGAAGCTCAGCACGCCGTTGATGAGTCCGAGGCTCGCCTGACCGATGACGTAGCGGCCGACGGAGTCGGTGATCTCGCCCGTGAGTTCGAGGTACTTCTTGCGGCTCGACGCGGGCACGAACCGCGCCGAGTACTTCTCCATCGAGCGCAGCGACGCCATGAAGTAGAGCATGAGGATGAGCACGATCACGACGCCCGTGAAGCCGCCCGCGATGCCCGCGCCGACGGCGAGCACGCCGCCGCCGAGCGAGGCGAGGTGGCCGAAGTCGGAGAGCCACGTGAGTGCGTCCTGGATCTGCTTGTCGAGGTTGAAGTCGGGCGGCAGCACGCCCTGGGCCCACGTCACGATCGCGCTGTTCTGGATGTTCTGGACGATCTCGTCCCAGTTGTCGATGACGTTCGTCGTCTGCTCGACGATGATCGGCACGATCGTCGCGACGAGGATCGCGATGAGCCCGAGGATCACGAACACGATCACGAGGATGGCGACCCAGCGCGGCATCCACCGTTCGAGGAACGAGATGACGGGGTCGAGTCCGAGCGCGAGGAAGAGCGCGAACACGACGTAGAGGATGACCGTGGACAGCTGGCCGACGACGCCGCCGAGCAGGAGCGCCGCGAGCACGCCGAGCGCGCCCACGAACCCGACGCGGAACGCCCGGATCTTGACCTCTGGGCCGCGCGAGTCGCCGTCGGCGGTGATCTCGGCGGCCGGCTGCGGCTCGACCGGGGCGGAGCGGCGCGGGGTGATTCGGATGGCCATGGATAGAAGGTAGCCCACTGTGTTCGAGCGGAGACACCCTCAATCGCGCAGCCGCATCGGCTCGACGACCTCGAAGTCGAGCGTCCGCACCCACCGCGCATGCGTCTCATGGAATTCGGCGCGCGTCGAGAACCGGTAGTGCCACGCCTGCACGCGCACCCAGACCGGCGGCGCTCCGCCGAACGGGTCGTGCGCGAGGAGTCGCAGCGTCGGCCGGTCGGCCTCGAGGAGGCGCACGAGGAGCGTCTCGAACCACGGTTCCCAGAACCGCCCCAGCGGCAGGAACCACATGAGCCAGTCGAGCCGCAGGTGGTACGGCGCGAACCAGCGCGGGACGCGATGCACCTCGCCCGGCTTCCCCCTGAACGCGTACTCGCGCCACTCGGCCTCGGGCGAGTCGGGGTCGGCGGCGAGCGTGCCCGCGACGACGATCTCGACACGGCGCTTCGTGACGGTGCCGAAGGCCCCGTATGCGTTGCCGAGCATGTACCGGTTGAAGCTCGCGTTCATGAGTTGTCGGCGGGCGAGAAGGTTTCGGAGCGGCGCGATCGCGAGCCACAGGAAGAGGGCGGATGCCGCGAGCACGACGATCCCCCACCACAGGGGGATGCCCGAGGCATCCCGAGCCCCCGAACCGAGCGCCGAAGGCACCGCCGGCAGCCATCCGAGCGCCCATCGCCACGCCGAGTCGGAGACCGCCGACGCTGCGAGCACGACCGTGAGCCAGTTCAGCCACGCGAAGTTGCCCGTGACGATGAGCCACAGCTGCGTGAGCACGATGATCGCGGCGGCGACCGATGCGACCGGCCCCGGCACGAACAGCAGGAACGGCACGACGAGTTGCGCGACGTGGTTCGCGACGACCTCGCAGCGGTGGAACCACGGCGGCAGGAGGTGCGCCTGGCGACTCAGCGGCCCCGGCATGGGCTGGGTCTCGTGGTGGAACATGAGCGCCGTGAGGTCGCGCCACTCGCGCCCGCCGCGGATCTTGATCATGCCCGCCCCGAATTCGAGGCGGAAGACGAGCCACCACACCGCGATGAGGACGAGGAGCGGCGGCGGCTCGTGCGCCGACCCGAGGAACGCGACCGTGAAGAGCGCTTCGCAGAGGAGCATCTCCCACCCGAAGCCGTAGAAGGTCTGCCCGACGACGACGATCGACAGGTACAGGGTCCAGAGCACGAGGAAGACGATGAGCGGCACCCAGGGCGGCCCGAGTTGCGGGAGGCCGAGGACGACGGATGCGCCGAGCACGATGCCTGCCCAGGCGACGGCGACGAGCTTCGGGTCGCTGTAGCCCCACCACGCAAAGAGGCTCGGGCCGCGCAAGCGCCGCGCGCCGCCTGAGCCGCGCGCCGCCAGCAGCCGCGGCACCGGCAGCAGCCCGTGCTCGCCGAGGAGCGGCCGGAACTGGTTCAGCGTCGACACGAACGCGATGACGGCGATCGCGGCGACGCCGCGCTGGAGGATCTCGCGCGCGATCCAGTAGTCGCGCGCGTTCAGCCAGTCGAGCCAGGCGACCGCCTCCACGAGCTCACCCTAGAAGTCGTTGAGGTAGATCCAGGGCAGGCGGTCCATCATGAGCCGGTGCCGGTTGCCGACGGCATCGGGCGCGTCGTCGGGCACGGCCGGATGGTCGTCGTGGTGCGGGTCGTCGTAGGCCTCGTCTTCCTTCCAGAAGATCGTCGTGCGGTCGTCGTTGAATCGCGACACGTAGGGCTGCACGTCGCCCACGGCGAACTCGGCGAGCGCGTCGTCGACCGTCTTCGCCGGGCGGAGCCCCGCGAGCGTCACCCACGTCGGCGGCCAGAGCGTCATCGAGCCGGCCGCATGCCGGTCGAGCGCGTCCTGCGGCGTGAGCCATTCGAGCGCCATCACTTCGTCGGGCGACGGCTTCGTGCGCCCCTCGGGCGCGCGCGCCGCGAAGAAGGTCGTCACGAGGTGCTTGGGCGAGCCTGCAGGCGGCGTCCACTTGGAGAAGGGCACGAGGGATGCCTCGTCGACGACGAGCCCGACCTCCTCTTCGGTCTCGCGGGCCGCTGCGCGGCGGCTCGCCGCCTCGGAGGCGAGGTCGCCGCCGGCTTCGGCGACGGAGTCGGCGTCGGATGCCTCGACGAGCCCTCCCGGGAACACCCACGCCCCCGCGAACGAGCCGCGATCGCGAGGCCGCTCGATGAGGAGCACTTCGAGCCCGTGCGCGCCGTCGCGAAGGAGCACCACGGTCGCGGCGAACCCGTGCGTCGTGGCATCCGTCAAAGCGGACAGATCGGTCTCAGCGCCCATGCCGACCACGATAGGGGCCGCCGCCGACACGGGCCTCCCCCTTGCGGACGGCCGTCCCGCGAGACATCCGCCGCGGCTACGCTCGTGACATGGACGCTCTCGGCGACGACATCGGCGAACAGGTCACCCGCTCGGCCCGGCTCGTGCTCGCGCCGAATCCCGGCCCCATGACGCTCGACGGCACGAACTCGTACGTGCTGCGCGCGCCGGGCGCCCTGGGCGCCGTCGTCGTCGACCCGGGCCCTGCCCTCGACGTGCACCTCGAGCGACTCGCGGCGCTCGGCCCGGTCGAGCTGATCTTGCTGACCCACCACCACTTCGACCACACGGCGGGGGCCGCGCAGTTCGCCGCCATGACCGGCGCGCCAGTCCGTGCGATCGACGCGGCGCTGTGCGTCGACGCGGCTCCGCTCGCCGACGGCGAGCACCTGTTCGTCGCGGGGCTCGACCTCGAGATCCTCGCGACGCCGGGGCACACGGCCGACTCGATGTGCGTCTTCATCGCGGGCGACGGCCCGAAGCCGTCGGTGCTGACGGGCGACACGGTGCTCGGCCGCGGCACGACCGTCATCCTCGATCCCGACGGCGAGCTCGGCCCGTACCTGACGTCGATCGAGCGGCTCCGCCGCATCGGCGAGGCGGGCGGCGAGGGCGGCGACGGAGTCACGGCGCTCACGGGCCACGGGCCCGTCCTGCCCGATCTCGCGGCCATCTCGGCCGACTACCTCGCGCACCGCGCCGAGCGGCTCGACGAGATCCGCGGGGCGATCGCCGCGCTCGAGCTCTTCGGGCAGGAGGTCACGCCCGAGGCGGTCACCGACGCCGTGTACGCCGAGGTCGACCCGTCGGTGCGGCGTGCCGCCGAGGCATCCGTGCGCGCACAGCTCACGTACCTGCGCACGCACGGCGCCTGACGCGCCGGGCGCTTACGCGACGAGCGCGAGGCCGCCCGTCCAGCCGAGCTTCTCCTGCACGGCGAGCGTGAGCTGGAGGAAGCCGACGGCCTCGAGCTCGCGAGCACGCGAGAGGGCGCCCGCGTCGACGGCCTGCACGCCGCCCGCGCGCACGACGTCGGCGAGCTGCTGCTTCGCGTCGGCGTCGTCGCCCGCGATGAGGACGGTCGTGGGGGTTCCGCCGAGCTGCTTGGCGTGGAGGGTCGCGGCGAAGTTCGTGTTGAAGGCCTTCAGCACCTTCGAGGCGGGGAGCGCCTCGGCGAGCTCGTGCGCGGCGCTCGCGTCGGGGGCGACGACGAGCGAGTCGAAGGTCTGGAAGTCGAGGGGGTTCGTGATGTCGACTACGGTCTTGCCGGCGAGCTGGGCGCCGCGCTCGGCGACGATGCCCGCGACGGCGGGGTAGGGCACGGCGAGGACGACGATGTCGCCCGTGACGGGCTGGGATGCGTCGCGGCCGACGATCTCGACCTCGTGGCCGCCTGCCGTGGCGATCGCTGCGATGGCCTGGCCCATGTTGCCGTTGCCGATGATGCTGACCGTGGTCATGTCGATCTTCTTCCCGCGTCGATCCGACGCATTAGTTGTTGAGACAACCAACACCGTACACCGCTTCGGTTGTTGCGTCAACTAATGCGGTAGAATCGCCCCATGACCGACACGACGACCCCGGCGACCGGCACCGCCGCCCCCGTCTCCGGCGCCGCCACCCGCTGGCTGAGCGACGAAGAGTCCGCCGCGTGGGTGCGCCTCATCGCCGTGACCGAACTCCTCCCGACCGTCCTCGACGCCCAACTCGGCGCCGACGCCGGCCTCACCCACTTCGAGTTCCTCACCCTGCAGGCACTCGCGGCCGCCGACGGCCGCACGATGCGGATGACCGCCCTCGCCTCGCTCACGAACTCGACCCTCCCCCGCCTCTCCCACGTCATGCGGCGGCTCGAGGCGCGCGGGCTCGTGCACCGCTTCCCATGCCCCGAAGACCGCCGCGCGACGAACGCGACGCTCACCGATGAGGGCGTCGCGCTCCTCGAACGCGCCGCCCCGGGTCATGTCGGCGCCGTCCGCGAGACCGTCATCGACCGCCTCTCCCCCGAACAGCAGCGGCAGCTCTACGACATCGCGGGCGCGATCCTCGGCGAGCTCGACCCCGACGAGCGCTTCGACGCGACGAGCTGCCAGTTCAGCAGGGGCCCGCAGCTCCCGTAGAAACCGAGTGATAGTCAGGATTAGTCCAGGCTGGCGTGCCAGACTGATCGGGGCGACAGGATGCCCCTCTCGCAGACATCACCGGATCGTCACTGCGGCGTCGTCCGAGCCGCCTTCATCCGCGAACGAGGAGCAGTGATGACCGACCCCAGGACGATCACGTTCCCCGAGGGATTCCTCTGGGGTGGCGGGACCGCCGCCCACCAGACGGAAGGCGCGTACGCCGAGGACG comes from the Agromyces protaetiae genome and includes:
- a CDS encoding NUDIX hydrolase; its protein translation is MGAETDLSALTDATTHGFAATVVLLRDGAHGLEVLLIERPRDRGSFAGAWVFPGGLVEASDADSVAEAGGDLASEAASRRAAARETEEEVGLVVDEASLVPFSKWTPPAGSPKHLVTTFFAARAPEGRTKPSPDEVMALEWLTPQDALDRHAAGSMTLWPPTWVTLAGLRPAKTVDDALAEFAVGDVQPYVSRFNDDRTTIFWKEDEAYDDPHHDDHPAVPDDAPDAVGNRHRLMMDRLPWIYLNDF
- a CDS encoding MarR family winged helix-turn-helix transcriptional regulator — protein: MTDTTTPATGTAAPVSGAATRWLSDEESAAWVRLIAVTELLPTVLDAQLGADAGLTHFEFLTLQALAAADGRTMRMTALASLTNSTLPRLSHVMRRLEARGLVHRFPCPEDRRATNATLTDEGVALLERAAPGHVGAVRETVIDRLSPEQQRQLYDIAGAILGELDPDERFDATSCQFSRGPQLP
- a CDS encoding MBL fold metallo-hydrolase translates to MDALGDDIGEQVTRSARLVLAPNPGPMTLDGTNSYVLRAPGALGAVVVDPGPALDVHLERLAALGPVELILLTHHHFDHTAGAAQFAAMTGAPVRAIDAALCVDAAPLADGEHLFVAGLDLEILATPGHTADSMCVFIAGDGPKPSVLTGDTVLGRGTTVILDPDGELGPYLTSIERLRRIGEAGGEGGDGVTALTGHGPVLPDLAAISADYLAHRAERLDEIRGAIAALELFGQEVTPEAVTDAVYAEVDPSVRRAAEASVRAQLTYLRTHGA
- a CDS encoding NADPH-dependent F420 reductase, with amino-acid sequence MTTVSIIGNGNMGQAIAAIATAGGHEVEIVGRDASQPVTGDIVVLAVPYPAVAGIVAERGAQLAGKTVVDITNPLDFQTFDSLVVAPDASAAHELAEALPASKVLKAFNTNFAATLHAKQLGGTPTTVLIAGDDADAKQQLADVVRAGGVQAVDAGALSRARELEAVGFLQLTLAVQEKLGWTGGLALVA
- a CDS encoding sugar ABC transporter permease; the encoded protein is MSQATRTNASPDPLAGDLIGSGVEGGVLDQVQAWWQRVRAGDMGALPAVGGLVVLTILFSALSPFFLSERNFANLLNQAATLVMLGMALVFVLLLGEIDLSAGVTGGVGMALFVVLVAKFDTPWPLALLLGFLVGVATGALIGFFVARVGIPSFVVTLGLFLGYQGLALLVIGDGGLYKVQVPELLALQNSNLPVWAGWAMLAVILAVSAGTSFWDRARRTRAGVPNRAIALVWIKLGVIAALGGTVVYVLNQNRGQSIVAVQGVPIIVPVTLAILWIGTFVLDRTKFGRYLYAIGGNTEAARRSGIKVRWVKWWAFVICSTLAVVSALFSVTRVGSVDATVGRDIVLSGVAAAVVGGVSLFGGRGRLIHAAIGALVIAVITNGLGLLHLPAGVNFIVTGGVLVLAATVDAVSRLRAGGGART
- a CDS encoding lipase maturation factor family protein, whose amino-acid sequence is MEAVAWLDWLNARDYWIAREILQRGVAAIAVIAFVSTLNQFRPLLGEHGLLPVPRLLAARGSGGARRLRGPSLFAWWGYSDPKLVAVAWAGIVLGASVVLGLPQLGPPWVPLIVFLVLWTLYLSIVVVGQTFYGFGWEMLLCEALFTVAFLGSAHEPPPLLVLIAVWWLVFRLEFGAGMIKIRGGREWRDLTALMFHHETQPMPGPLSRQAHLLPPWFHRCEVVANHVAQLVVPFLLFVPGPVASVAAAIIVLTQLWLIVTGNFAWLNWLTVVLAASAVSDSAWRWALGWLPAVPSALGSGARDASGIPLWWGIVVLAASALFLWLAIAPLRNLLARRQLMNASFNRYMLGNAYGAFGTVTKRRVEIVVAGTLAADPDSPEAEWREYAFRGKPGEVHRVPRWFAPYHLRLDWLMWFLPLGRFWEPWFETLLVRLLEADRPTLRLLAHDPFGGAPPVWVRVQAWHYRFSTRAEFHETHARWVRTLDFEVVEPMRLRD
- a CDS encoding AI-2E family transporter gives rise to the protein MAIRITPRRSAPVEPQPAAEITADGDSRGPEVKIRAFRVGFVGALGVLAALLLGGVVGQLSTVILYVVFALFLALGLDPVISFLERWMPRWVAILVIVFVILGLIAILVATIVPIIVEQTTNVIDNWDEIVQNIQNSAIVTWAQGVLPPDFNLDKQIQDALTWLSDFGHLASLGGGVLAVGAGIAGGFTGVVIVLILMLYFMASLRSMEKYSARFVPASSRKKYLELTGEITDSVGRYVIGQASLGLINGVLSFIYLSIIGAPSPILLAFIAFLCSLVPLVGTLTGAIVISLVCLAAGWPTALAAIIYYLVYMQVEAYVVSPRIMSRAVSVPGALVVIAAVAGGTLGGVLGALVAIPVAASLIIIVEKVVFPRQDTI
- a CDS encoding ATP-binding cassette domain-containing protein, yielding MTEPIIELKGVKKSFGPVTVLKGVNLKVYPGRVTALVGDNGAGKSTLIKGLAGVQPYDEGEVLIDGQHQDLHTPRAASALGIEVVYQDLALCDNLDIVQNMFLGREELSGGTLDEGRMEKEASDTLRSLSVRTVRSIRQKVSSLSGGQRQTVAIARAVLKKARVVILDEPTAALGVAQTEQVLALVRRLSEQGVAVILISHNLADVFEVADHIAVLYLGQMVAELDTVETNRDDVVGYITGTKTQDGSPILNTTSTSIETGDVA